A genomic stretch from Lathyrus oleraceus cultivar Zhongwan6 chromosome 2, CAAS_Psat_ZW6_1.0, whole genome shotgun sequence includes:
- the LOC127122519 gene encoding uncharacterized protein LOC127122519, protein MSQHQTPSSSKTTKPTHKDSTPSMDIHDDEILDVVPLSVIPGEVLDLNHPMDASAYAFPNQGTLYPLSKIYPSPEVEHHSEKDDDSYRSEKDMVAEGLCSLGQTVSGKGKFMASTTANASHSEKHDAANNVIDLEDDRSDDEEDSLLQHLKPSVAKRMKTRKRRSVTEMMSTKTAKKTDGVGPSKSWSKVNVKKRKVREVFESEEYVEEDVPDISPVKRTTVRKSPVKCYEGLVKEFIFNIPEDIADKNNKEFCKVFVRGGEVAIAINDATSAAELIL, encoded by the exons atgtcacaacatcaaactCCATCTAGTTCAAAAACTACTAAGCCTACTCACAAGGATAGCACTCCTTCCATGGACATTCACGATGATGAGATTTTGGATGTGGTCCCTCTGTCTGTTATTCCAGGCGAAGTCCTTGATTtaaaccatcccatggatgcatcAGCTTATGCATTCCCCAATCAAG GGACTCTCTACCCCCTGTCTAAAATttacccctctcctgaggttgaacaTCATAGTGAGAAGGATGATGATTCCTATAGATCTGAGAAGGACATGGTTGCTGAAGGTTTGTGTTCTCTAGGGCAAACTGTGTCTGGTAAAGGAAAATTTATGGCATCTACAACTGCCAATGCTTCCCACTCTGAGAAGCATGATGCTGCAAACAatgtgattgacctagaggatgataggtcTGATGATGAAGAGGATAGCTTACTTCAACACTtaaagcctagtgtggctaagcGTATGAAGACTAGAAAACGAAGATCTGTGACTGAAATGATGTCAACTAAAACTGCTAAGAAGACTGATGGTGTTGGTCCttccaaatcttggagcaaggttaatgtgaagaagaggaaggttagAGAAGTTTTTGAGTCTGAAGAAtatgttgaggaagatgtccctgacataTCCCCTGTAAAGAGGACCACTGTGAGGAAGTCCCCTGTGAAA TGCTATGAGGGATTGGTTAAGGAATTCATTTTCAACATTCCTGAAGATATTGCTGATAAGAACAACAAGGAATTTTGCAAAGTATTTGTGAGAG ggggagaagtagctataGCTATAAATGATGCtacttctgctgctgaactgatactgtga
- the LOC127122520 gene encoding eukaryotic translation initiation factor 4 gamma-like, which translates to MKRMQEPSERKSKKKTLMLEETLETRPPVPLDSSASSKSVPSDTPLNSNLKQLSSSLPQPSSTYTNSEPHNSNPPSPPLQLLMLTTITLPVSEALLLNEPISPPFSTSSSPPYYDISSDPDQPETINPPSPTLAQLQANVLSNQTPYVPETSMPSPSEPQTVSPSELPTEPTSETHTTQTSDPPTETTPTSLEPINPASEPEPTFPTLEEWMTSEVFKLNGLSQQVRNDYIREAEERLEAHLAREAEEKAHQEAKEKARLEVEEKARKEAKEKVATEAVAAEVESKPKAGAEEAARIAAEESAMEKEVALTQGLEQGVALRCVFHCCDDALHASGLAYALDAQSGALVLHQGDTFVQPAVTQVLAQLMVDEDCNRARTAAPWILK; encoded by the exons atgaagaggatgcaAGAGCCTTCTGAAAGGAAGTCAAAGAAGAAGACTCTGATGCTGGAAGAAACGTTAGAAACCAGACCGCCTGTGCCTCTGGACTCCTCTGCTTCAAGTAAGTCAGTTCCCTCTGACACTCCTTTAAACTCTAATTTAAAGCAACTATCTTCCTCTCTACCTCAACCATCTTCTACCTACACCAACTCTGAACCTCACAACTCTAACCCACCCTCCCCTCCCCTCCAACTATTAATGCTCACCACCATAACACTCCCTGTTTCTGAGGCTTTACTTCTAAATGAACCCATCTCACCTCCCTTTTCAACTTCCTCCTCTCCACCTTACTATGACATATCCTCTGACCCTGACCAACCAGAAACCATTAATCCTCCATCTCCAACATTAGCTCAACTCCAAGCCAACGTACTATCTAATCAAACCCCATATGTGCCAGAAACCTCAATGCCTTCCCCATCTGAACCTCAAACAGTATCACCATCTGAACTTCCCACTGAACCTACATCTGAAACCCATACTACACAAACCTCTGACCCTCCCACTGAAACCACCCCCACCTCACTAGAACCCATCAATCCAGCCTCTGAACCTGAACCAACCTTCCCCACTCTGGAAGA ATGGATGACATCTGAGGTATTCAAGTTAAATGGTCTCTCTCAACAAGTTAGAAATGACTATATCAGAGAAGCTGAGGAAAGGCTAGAGGCTCAtctggccagagaagctgaagagaaagctCACCAGGAAGCTAAAGAAAAGGCAAGACTGGAAGTTGAAGAGAAAGCAAGAAAAGAAGCAAAAGAAAAGGTCGCCACTGAGGCTGTTGCTGCTGAAGTTGAATCCAAACCCAAGGCTGGCGCTGAAGAAGCAGCACGCATTGCTGCGGAAGAATCGGCCATGGAAAAGGAAGTGGCTCTGACTCAGG GCTTGGAACAGGGTGTTGCTTTGAGGTGTGTGTTCCACTGTTGTGATGATGCACTACATGCTTCAG GTTTAGCTTATGCATTGGATGCTCAAAGTG GTGCATTGGTTTTGCATCAAGGTGACACGTTTGTGCAGCCTGCTGTTACTCAGGTTTTGGCTCAGCTTATGGTTGATGAGGATTG CAACAGGGCCAGAACTGCTGCACCATGGATTCTCAAGTAG